The Planctellipticum variicoloris DNA window AAGCTGTGGGGGCCGGCGCCGAAAGTCCGCGCACTTGTGCCGACGTCACAGGAATCCGCTCAGACGTGGAAATACACGACGGAGAAGCCCGCGGGCGACGACTGGGCGAAGGCCGACTTCGACGACTCCGCGTGGAAACCCGGTCCGGGTGGCTTCGGCGAGAAAACGACGCCCGGGACGGTGGTCCGGACGGAGTGGTTGACGCCGGATATCTGGGCGCGGCGCTCGTTCGAGCTGAAGGAAGTCCCGGCCGGCCAGTTACGGCTGATGATCCACCACGACGAGGATGCAGAGATCTACCTCAACGGCGTGCTGATCAAGCGAGTCGTCGGCTACACGACGGGATACCAGACCGTCCGTCTGCCGGAACAAGCCCGGCAGCACTTCCGGAAGGGACAGAACACGCTGGCGGTTCATTGCCATCAGACGGGGGGCGGGCAGTATATCGACGTGGGGTTTGCGGTGGCGGAGTAGGGCAAGACGGTCTTGTTTGTCGAGCTTGGATTGACTTCGGTCAGGGGGCTGAGACGGCCGACGGGCCTCGATTTCGATAGATCGTTCCGATTGTGCGATCGGCCCCGGACCAGGAAATCCGCCCCACGAGAATGTCGAGGGCGCCGTCGCCGTCCGCATCTCCGACGGCGCATGTTGCATGGTGGCAGGTGTCCCATTCCAGGACATGCGGAACGAACTTCAGATCGGGTTGCTGCTCGAGCCAGACGACGCTCGCCAGTCGCGGTCGACGGCCGCCTTTGAAGATCTGGTCCGGCAGGAGTGATACGGCTGCCAGATCGAGATCGCCGTCGCCGTCCAGATCGGCGGGGACCGCCCGGTGGACGCCGGGCATGGCCGCCAGTTGTCGTTCGACAACCTGCATCGGTCTGGTCTGCCGGAGCCAGGTGATTCCCTGGTGCGGGCTCAGGTGTCCCCCATCGAAGCTGTCGCCGTGGCAGACGACGACGTCCAGCATTCCATCGGCGTCGATGTCCGCCAAGGCGAAATCACTGGTTCCCCAGGAAGGATCGGGCGCCCGGTAGAGCGTGAAGCGTTCGAAAGTGGCGTCTTCGCGGATTCGATAGACTTCGACGGATTCGAACTCCTGGGCAAACGCCGCCACGATCTCCAGGCGGCCGTCGCCATCGAAATCGATGATTTCTGCCCGCAGGGCGCCGTGACGGGGATCGATCTCCGCCCCGCGCAGATGCGGCCACTCGCCGGAGGGGGCGTCGTTCCAGAAGACCTGCAGCCGGCCGGTCCGGCGCCAGCCGAACTGTGAGACGACCAGGTCTTCGTCGCCATCTCCGTCGAGATCGGCGGAAGTGACATGACTGACGCGTCCCAGTCCGCTCACCAGGCGACGCGGAATTGCGTCCGGGCCATCTGGGATCCACCACAGGCCCCCGCGCTGATGATCTTCCGGTCGAAAGCTTCCCAGGTCGGCCGCCACGTAACCCGGCGTTCCGTCGGGACCGAGTCTCATGCGGCAGACGCCGCAGGGGTTCGGAATGGTCCACCGCTTGCGGAGCGGTTCGTTCAAGCCTGCGAACTCCCAGACCTGCCCGCCGCGCATGTCCGAGAACCACCATCGCCCAGGAACGGACGAGTCGGGCTCGATCCGGGAGATGGCGGCGGGCGAGGCTTCCGCCACGTCGAGCGGCGTCGCCTCAAATGCGATCGGACTTGGCGCGTCATTCAAGGCGACCTGCCCCGTTGACGGCAATTCCACTTCATCCGGCGCCAGGCCGATGTAGTATGCGACGACCGCTTCCTGAGGGGGAGGTTTGAGATCGACGCGACCCGAAGCGCGATAGAAACCGTAGCCCTTGGCGACCTCCTCGCGCCACTCTCGCTTTGCAAAGTTCTGCGGATCGGGAGACTGATGGCAATCGCCGCAGAATTGCCAGACCTCTCGTTCGCTGAGCGCGGGCATTGCACTATTTGAGCGTGAGCCCTTGGCCGATGGCGGAGTGTCAGGTCCTGTGGCGGAATTGCATCCGGCGCACAACAGGCCGGCCAGAATCCATGGCAGGTTGCGATGCTTCGAAAGCCGCCTGCGATCGTGGGCGACGTTCGCGAATTGATGTGGCTCACGGAATGCCAACTGCAATTCCGGCATCGGTTCCATCCTGTGTTGCTGTGGATCGACGATTGCGTCGGCTGCTGAGAATTCAGGAAGCGATTCTAACCGGCCGCTTCCAGCGCCGCGCGCCCTCGGACGGACAGATGCGACGGCACTCAGGCCACGGGGCCGCGCAAGTCCGTCGTTTGCAGATGCTCTCTGGCAGAGACTTCGAGGGCTGCTCGACGCCGGGCTCGTCGAAGTGGCGGACGCCGGCCCGGCGCGACGGCTAGTTGGATGCTTTCAACTGCGCATCGGCGAAGTCCAGGATCTTTTCCCAGAATTTCTGATTCAGCGTGTGCTTCTCGTCGAGGCGGTATTGCATCAGCCGGCCGAAATTCGGACCGACGATCGGCTCGTCGTTCTGGACGAGGCCGGTTCCCTGGAGGCCGGTGACTCCCAGCAGGCGGTAGACCGGGTCGGCGGCCTGCAGGGACTCCAGCGATCGGGGGAAATTGGCCCAGGCGTCCTGAGCCCCTTCGGTATCGAGCAGGGGGCGCGGGGCGACCAGCGCCACGAGGCAGTGCTGGTCGAACGGCAGTCTGTTCTCGTTGCCGCCGAAGGCCACGAAGGCGTCGTCGAACCAGTGCGGGAAGACGCGGTTGATTCGCTCGACGGTTTCCTGCTGACTGTCGCGGCTGAGAGCCATGCCGCCGGTTCCCGACTGATGCGGAACCACCAGCGCCACTCGCCCGTCCATCGCAGCGGCGAACAATGCCGTCTTGCCGCGTCGGGAGTGTCCGATCAGGCAGATTCGGAACGGATCGACGTGGGCATCGGTCGAAAGGTAGTCGATCGCCCGGTGCAGGCCCCAGGCCCAGGCGGCGATGGTGCCTGGGCGGGACGTTTCCGGGACCTTCGGATCGGAAACGAACGGATGGATGCCGTCGGTGAAGTCGTGCCGGTCGGGATCGATTTCGCTCTCGTGGAACAGGGCCAGACCGTAGCCGCGGGAGATCAGATACTCGACGCACCAGAAGTTCGTCGCGGTTCCGCGCTGGCCGGATTTGCAGTTCTCGCGCCGCCACACTTCGGCGTGGTCGGTGATGGCCGGATCGTCGAGGGCCTCGATGTTGCCGCAACTGTTGAGGCTCAGAAACAGCGGCGCCTTCGCGACTCCCTTCGGCAAGAAGATCGCCAGGTGCATCCGCGGGGCCTTGTCGCCCAGCGTCGGGAAGCGGATCTCGACTTCTTTCAGCGTTCCTTTGCCGCCGAGAATGTCGGCGGTCTTCGTCACCCGCGCCTCGATCGGCGCGGGCGCGGGCAGATAGCCATACATGTAGTGCTGAAACAGTCGCCGCAGTTCGGGTTTGCGCCGTTCGAGCCAGGCTCCTTGCGTGGCGACCGGCGTGCCGTCCCGCAGTTTGAGCGGATCGGGCAGCCCGGACTGGGGCGGCAATTGATCCGGTGGCGGCAGGTCCTCGGCCTGGCTCGCAGGTGTCACGATTGCTCCCGCCGCCAGAGCGGCCCAGACCGTCCACATCCGCAGGCTCATGCCGAAACTCCGAGAAGAGGAATCCAGTGGTCTGGTCCCATCATCCCCGGGAACGGCTGCGAAAGAAAGAGGCTGGCGACCTTCGGCAGGACGTGAAGCCGGCGTCAGGCCGTCCGGGCCGTTGCGATATCGCGGGAGGGCTCGTGCCCGAACGACGTCTGGAAAAAGCGGAGCAGCGTCTGGTCGTAGACTTCGCGAGCCGCCACGCGTCCGCCGTTGTGCCGCGACCGGGGGACGATCCAGCAGCGCGTCGCGGTTCCGCCGATCCGCTGTGCCAGATGTTCGACGACGTCCGGCGGCACATAGTTGTCGCGCTCGCCCCCGATCAGCAGCACCGGTCGATTGCGGAGCCGCGGGAGCATGCGTTCGATCATCACGTACCGATGCCCGCGACGCCATTCGCTGATGAGGCGCACGAGGGCCAGCGTATATCGATAATGCCACTCCGGCAGAATGCGGACCAGCCAGAGGGGGATGTATAGAACCGCCCAGCGCTGCGAGTAGCGCAATTGCAGGCCGGCGGTCGGGTAGCCCCCTTCGCAGCAGACGGCTTTGACAGAGGGATGTTCCGCAGCGGCCAGCATGGCTGCGTTTGAGCCGCGGCTGACACCCATGACTCCGAGCGGCAGCGCCTTCAATTCGGACTCGTTCTCAATCCAGCGGAATACGCTTCGTACGTCCTCCGCTTCACGGGAAGTGAACCACTGCAGCGGCTCGTAACCGGGTTCGTAGTCGCTGTCTCCCTGATTGCGGACGTCGACGGAGAGGACGTCGAATCCCGCTTCGAACAGGGCTTCGCAATAGTTGAGAGCCGACCAGTGATTGCCGTCGAGTTCGGGGAAGAACACGATCAGTCCGACGGGCGTTCGAAACGCCTGCCGATACAGGCTGCCGCGAAGGGTCAGCCCGCCAGACGCAGGGATTTCGATCAGTTCGCCGCGCGGGTCGGCGGGGGACGGGGCAATGTTGAAAGCGGGCTTCGTCTCGAAATGCCGCAGCACGATCCGGCCGAAATAGATCCGGGTCAGCAAGTCGACGAAGACCAGCACCGCAACAGCGGACAGCACGTACCAGATCACGCGCGACACCCTCGTGCGATCACGCCCGGAAACTAGCCGTGAAACTCCGAAAAGATCAGCGAAATGTTCTGACCGCCGAAACCGAAGCTGTTCGACAGCGCCGCCTTGACGCGGGCCTCGCGGGCCGCGTTGGGGACGTAGTCCAGGTCGCAATCGGGATCCGGGGTCCGATAGTTGATCGTCGGCGGCAGGACCCCGTCGCGGATCGCCAGCAGGCAGGTGATGGCTTCGACGCTTCCGGCCGCGGCAATCAGGTGTCCGAGCATGCTCTTGATGCTCGACACCGGGGTCTTGTAGGCGATTTCGCCGAACGCATGCTTGATCGCCGCGGTCTCAACCCGGTCGTTGACCTCGGTGCTGGTGCCGTGGGCGTTGACGTAGTGGATGTCGGACGGGTTCAGCTCGGCGTCCTTCATGGCCATCCGGATGCAGGCCACGGCGCCGCGGCCTTCGGGATGAATATCGGTGATGCGGTATGCGTCTGCAGTGGACCCATAACCCATCAGTTCCCCGTGGATTCGGGCGCCGCGCTTCTTCGCGTGTTCGAGCTCTTCGAGAATCACCATTCCGGCGCCTTCGCCCAGCACGAAGCCGTCGCGGTCCTTATCGAACGGGCGGGACGCTTCCTGCGGGCTCTCGTTGTGCGTGGAGAGAGCGGTCAGCAGATTAAAGCCCGTCACGCCGAACGGATGGATCATGCTGTGCGCGCCGCCGGACAGCATGATGTCCGCGTCTCCGCGGCGGATCAGCTCGGTGGCTTCTCCGATGGCCTGGCTGGAGGCGGCGCAGGCGGTCAGGCAGTTCAGGTTCGGTCCCTGCGCGTCGAACAGGCTGGCGAGATGCCCGGCGGGCATGTTCGGTTCCTGCTCCAGTTCCGTCTGAGCGTGGAGGCTGGCCAGCCCCCGCCGGGTGAACTCCTCCAGGTCGACCTGGCCGTCCTTCTGAGAATCGGCGATCATACTCATCACGAGCATGAAGTCCTGCTGGCCTTCGCCTGCTCCGAGATAGACGCCAAACCGGGCGGGATCGTAGGCGTGACTCCCCAGACCGGAATCGTCGAACGCCTGCCGGGCGGCCCCGACGGCGAAG harbors:
- a CDS encoding alpha/beta hydrolase; this encodes MIWYVLSAVAVLVFVDLLTRIYFGRIVLRHFETKPAFNIAPSPADPRGELIEIPASGGLTLRGSLYRQAFRTPVGLIVFFPELDGNHWSALNYCEALFEAGFDVLSVDVRNQGDSDYEPGYEPLQWFTSREAEDVRSVFRWIENESELKALPLGVMGVSRGSNAAMLAAAEHPSVKAVCCEGGYPTAGLQLRYSQRWAVLYIPLWLVRILPEWHYRYTLALVRLISEWRRGHRYVMIERMLPRLRNRPVLLIGGERDNYVPPDVVEHLAQRIGGTATRCWIVPRSRHNGGRVAAREVYDQTLLRFFQTSFGHEPSRDIATARTA
- the fabF gene encoding beta-ketoacyl-ACP synthase II; the encoded protein is MRRRVVVTGMGVITPVGNTVESMWQSLREGRSGIGPITYFDASGFPTQFAAQVKGFDLSDYVDDTRRFEFSGRNIRFAVGAARQAFDDSGLGSHAYDPARFGVYLGAGEGQQDFMLVMSMIADSQKDGQVDLEEFTRRGLASLHAQTELEQEPNMPAGHLASLFDAQGPNLNCLTACAASSQAIGEATELIRRGDADIMLSGGAHSMIHPFGVTGFNLLTALSTHNESPQEASRPFDKDRDGFVLGEGAGMVILEELEHAKKRGARIHGELMGYGSTADAYRITDIHPEGRGAVACIRMAMKDAELNPSDIHYVNAHGTSTEVNDRVETAAIKHAFGEIAYKTPVSSIKSMLGHLIAAAGSVEAITCLLAIRDGVLPPTINYRTPDPDCDLDYVPNAAREARVKAALSNSFGFGGQNISLIFSEFHG
- a CDS encoding FG-GAP repeat domain-containing protein, translating into MPALSEREVWQFCGDCHQSPDPQNFAKREWREEVAKGYGFYRASGRVDLKPPPQEAVVAYYIGLAPDEVELPSTGQVALNDAPSPIAFEATPLDVAEASPAAISRIEPDSSVPGRWWFSDMRGGQVWEFAGLNEPLRKRWTIPNPCGVCRMRLGPDGTPGYVAADLGSFRPEDHQRGGLWWIPDGPDAIPRRLVSGLGRVSHVTSADLDGDGDEDLVVSQFGWRRTGRLQVFWNDAPSGEWPHLRGAEIDPRHGALRAEIIDFDGDGRLEIVAAFAQEFESVEVYRIREDATFERFTLYRAPDPSWGTSDFALADIDADGMLDVVVCHGDSFDGGHLSPHQGITWLRQTRPMQVVERQLAAMPGVHRAVPADLDGDGDLDLAAVSLLPDQIFKGGRRPRLASVVWLEQQPDLKFVPHVLEWDTCHHATCAVGDADGDGALDILVGRISWSGADRTIGTIYRNRGPSAVSAP
- a CDS encoding acetylxylan esterase encodes the protein MSLRMWTVWAALAAGAIVTPASQAEDLPPPDQLPPQSGLPDPLKLRDGTPVATQGAWLERRKPELRRLFQHYMYGYLPAPAPIEARVTKTADILGGKGTLKEVEIRFPTLGDKAPRMHLAIFLPKGVAKAPLFLSLNSCGNIEALDDPAITDHAEVWRRENCKSGQRGTATNFWCVEYLISRGYGLALFHESEIDPDRHDFTDGIHPFVSDPKVPETSRPGTIAAWAWGLHRAIDYLSTDAHVDPFRICLIGHSRRGKTALFAAAMDGRVALVVPHQSGTGGMALSRDSQQETVERINRVFPHWFDDAFVAFGGNENRLPFDQHCLVALVAPRPLLDTEGAQDAWANFPRSLESLQAADPVYRLLGVTGLQGTGLVQNDEPIVGPNFGRLMQYRLDEKHTLNQKFWEKILDFADAQLKASN